Proteins from a genomic interval of Dama dama isolate Ldn47 chromosome 1, ASM3311817v1, whole genome shotgun sequence:
- the SLN gene encoding sarcolipin, translating into MERSTRELCLNFTVVLITVILIWLLVRSYQY; encoded by the coding sequence ATGGAACGATCCACCCGGGAGCTGTGTCTCAACTTCACCGTTGTCCTGATTACAGTTATCCTTATATGGCTCCTTGTGAGGTCCTATCAGTACTGA